One region of Mycobacterium riyadhense genomic DNA includes:
- a CDS encoding RDD family protein, with protein sequence MTDQPPPGGSYPPPPPPGPPGGNEPPSGYRPPPPPPSAPSGGYPPPPPPPPPAPGGSGYPPPPPPPEGGYPPPPPPSAGGYAPPPPGPAIREMPPESYTPWITRVLAFLIDNAPIVVVYGIGWVIALVTQQSSCVTSVNQYDVSQYCYSQDSVIGFLAQGLASLAILAYWIWNWGYRQGTTGSSIGKSILKFKVVSENTGQPLGFGMSVVRQLAHFVDAVICYVGFLWPLWDPKRQTLADKIMTTVCLPL encoded by the coding sequence ATGACCGATCAGCCGCCGCCCGGCGGGTCCTACCCCCCACCTCCGCCGCCTGGACCGCCCGGTGGAAATGAGCCTCCGTCTGGTTACCGGCCGCCGCCACCACCTCCGTCGGCGCCCAGCGGCGGCTACCCGCCGCCCCCGCCGCCTCCTCCTCCCGCACCCGGCGGCAGCGGTTACCCCCCGCCGCCACCACCGCCCGAGGGGGGGTATCCGCCGCCGCCTCCTCCTTCGGCCGGTGGCTACGCGCCACCGCCACCGGGACCAGCGATCCGCGAAATGCCACCGGAGTCCTACACACCGTGGATCACCCGGGTGCTGGCTTTCCTCATCGACAACGCCCCAATCGTCGTCGTCTACGGCATCGGTTGGGTGATTGCACTGGTTACGCAGCAGTCGTCGTGTGTCACCAGCGTCAACCAGTACGACGTGAGCCAGTACTGCTACTCGCAGGACTCGGTTATCGGCTTCTTGGCGCAGGGACTCGCGTCGCTGGCGATCCTTGCCTACTGGATCTGGAACTGGGGCTATCGCCAGGGCACCACCGGATCGAGCATCGGCAAGTCGATTTTGAAGTTCAAGGTGGTCAGCGAGAACACCGGACAGCCGTTGGGTTTCGGAATGTCGGTGGTGCGACAGCTCGCGCACTTCGTCGATGCGGTCATCTGTTACGTCGGGTTCCT